One region of Tistrella mobilis genomic DNA includes:
- a CDS encoding UTRA domain-containing protein — protein MPDAPAASLHQRIYGDIEGGILGGRLKPGDRIPSEHELMEVYGCSRMTVSKALTALAAAGLIERRRRAGSFVTRPRIERTVMEIQDFAVEAARAGRSYGYEQLSREVLRLPEAQGSAFPVPAGTEVLRMEGLHRIDGVAVALERRLVMLDAVPAARGMDFTATAPGRWLLQQVPWSDAVHVIGAGLADAVTARLLNLDRGDALLILDRETRQGARTITQVRLFHPATLYRFVGRFSPGTAGG, from the coding sequence GTGCCAGACGCGCCCGCCGCCTCGCTCCATCAGCGCATCTATGGCGACATAGAGGGCGGCATTCTGGGCGGCCGGCTGAAGCCGGGGGATCGCATCCCCTCTGAACACGAGCTGATGGAGGTCTATGGCTGCTCGCGCATGACCGTGAGCAAGGCCCTGACCGCGCTGGCCGCGGCCGGGCTGATCGAACGGCGCCGCCGCGCCGGATCTTTCGTCACCCGTCCGCGGATCGAGCGGACGGTGATGGAGATCCAGGATTTCGCGGTGGAAGCGGCGCGTGCCGGGCGCAGCTACGGCTATGAGCAGCTGTCGCGCGAGGTGCTGCGCCTGCCCGAGGCGCAGGGCAGCGCCTTTCCGGTGCCGGCCGGCACGGAAGTGCTCAGGATGGAGGGGCTGCACCGGATCGACGGCGTGGCGGTGGCGCTGGAACGGCGGCTGGTGATGCTGGATGCCGTGCCGGCGGCGCGGGGCATGGATTTCACCGCCACGGCCCCCGGCCGCTGGCTGTTGCAGCAGGTGCCGTGGTCCGATGCCGTGCATGTGATCGGCGCCGGCCTGGCCGATGCGGTGACGGCGCGGCTGCTCAACCTCGATCGCGGCGACGCCCTGCTGATCCTGGATCGCGAAACCCGGCAGGGGGCGCGGACCATCACCCAGGTCCGCCTGTTCCACCCGGCGACGCTTTACCGATTCGTCGGCCGGTTCAGCCCGGGCACCGCCGGCGGCTGA
- a CDS encoding YciI family protein, with amino-acid sequence MYILLLTYTAPLDAVDAELEAHKAWVGEHFATGAFVLAGRRVPRTGGFILATGLEREALDRIIAADPFVTAGVAVYDVYEVAPTKAADALKGLLPAG; translated from the coding sequence ATGTACATCCTGTTGTTGACCTATACCGCACCGCTCGATGCGGTGGATGCCGAGCTTGAGGCGCACAAGGCCTGGGTTGGCGAACATTTCGCCACCGGCGCCTTCGTGCTGGCCGGCCGGCGGGTGCCGCGCACCGGCGGCTTCATCCTGGCGACCGGGCTGGAGCGGGAGGCGCTGGACCGGATCATCGCCGCCGACCCCTTCGTGACCGCGGGTGTCGCGGTCTACGACGTCTACGAGGTGGCGCCGACCAAAGCGGCGGATGCGTTGAAGGGCCTGCTGCCGGCCGGCTGA